A window of the Nycticebus coucang isolate mNycCou1 chromosome 3, mNycCou1.pri, whole genome shotgun sequence genome harbors these coding sequences:
- the CALHM3 gene encoding LOW QUALITY PROTEIN: calcium homeostasis modulator protein 3 (The sequence of the model RefSeq protein was modified relative to this genomic sequence to represent the inferred CDS: inserted 1 base in 1 codon) encodes MDRFRMLFQHFQSSSESVMNGICLLLAAVTVKLYSSFDFNCPCLAHYNALYGLGLLLMPPLTLFLCGLLANRQSVVMMEEWRRPSGHRRKDPGIIRYMCLSVLQRALAAPLVWILLALLDGKCFVCAFSSFVDPEKFLDFANMTSSQVQLFLAKVPCKEDELVRDSSARKAVSRYLQCLSQAIGWSITLLLIVAAFLARCLRPCFDQTVFLQRRYWSNYVDLEQKLFDETCCEHARDFAHRCVLHFFASMQSELRARGLRRDTAEPPEDLDSERGKVHLRAISSREQVDRLLSSWYSGKPPLDLXGLSHRAPTLVPGTRLSQHTDV; translated from the exons ATGGATCGATTCCGTATGCTCTTCCAGCACTTCCAGTCAAGCTCGGAGTCGGTGATGAATGGCATCTGCTTGCTGCTGGCCGCGGTCACCGTCAAGCTGTACTCCTCCTTCGACTTCAACTGCCCCTGCCTGGCGCACTACAATGCCCTctatggcctgggcctgctgctcATGCCCCCGCTCACCCTGTTCCTCTGCGGCCTCCTTGCCAACCGGCAGTCTGTGGTGATGATGGAGGAGTGGCGCCGGCCCTCGGGGCACCGGAGGAAGGACCCAGGCATAATCAG GTATATGTGCCTCTCTGTGCTGCAGAGGGCGCTGGCTGCCCCGCTGGTCTGGATCCTGCTAGCCCTCCTTGATGGGAAGTGTTTTGTGTGTGCCTTCAGCAGTTTTGTAGACCCTGAGAAATTTCTGGACTTTGCCAATATGACCTCCAGCCAGGTACAGCTCTTCCTGGCCAAGGTGCCCTGCAAGGAAGATGAGCTGGTCAGGGACAGTTCTGCTCGGAAAGCTGTGTCTCGCTACCTGCAGTGCCTGTCACAG GCCATCGGCTGGAGCATCACCCTGCTGCTCATCGTGGCTGCCTTCCTGGCCCGCTGCCTGAGGCCCTGCTTCGACCAGACAGTCTTCCTGCAGCGCAGGTACTGGAGCAACTACGTGGACCTGGAACAGAAGCTCTTCGATGAGACGTGCTGCGAGCACGCGCGGGACTTCGCGCACCGCTGCGTGCTGCACTTCTTCGCCAGCATGCAGAGCGAGCTGCGGGCGCGCGGGCTGCGCAGGGACACCGCGGAGCCCCCCGAGGACCTGGACAGTGAACGCGGGAAGGTCCACCTGCGCGCCATCTCCAGCCGGGAGCAGGTGGACCGCCTCCTGAGCTCCTGGTACTCCGGCAAACCGCCGCTCGACC GCGGCCTCAGCCACCGCGCCCCCACCCTGGTCCCTGGCACCAGGCTGTCCCAACACACTGACGTGTAG